The window GTCTGTATTGCTATTTGCATAAGTATTCGGCCCTCGGTCCAAAGCTTTGTGCCGATCTAACACATGCATTCGGTTGAGTTTGTCCATGTTGTagtattaagatttttttcatcTCCTTgttttattcgtttatttattACCTAAATATCTATGTTAATGTTTACACATCAGTTCCGTATTGAACACCATTTAAAGCGACTACAATCGGAAGGATTTCCTCAACTTAAGTTATTACAGCAATGATTGCAGTCATTATAAAACACGACAAAATGTAAGCTCATGCTACAAACATGAAAGTCAtcgaaagaaaatatttttaaaaactggcCATTACAGcttgtataataaaaacaaaaatgagtaAAAAGATTCCACCAAAGATATAGGAAACGTACTTAGCAGGTTTAGAAAGACAGTTGTTTCTTGGTTGGTTTTTGATCGGCAGCCATCTCAGGCAAATCCTCTCTATAGAACTCCGTCCATGGATGAATCGGATTGCAAATTGCTCGTACTTTTTTCCATTCAAGTAGGCGATCCTCTTCATTGTTTATACTATGTGTACAAAGTGAGACAAGTACGTTAACTATCAGACTTCCAAAAAGACTTGCGCAACCACCGGCTAAAACAGTGTGTCGCAATGCGGTGTTTCTCACAAAACTATCTAGCCCTCCTTCTTCTCGTGATGCCATGGCCATAGCTATTAGTGTTGTAAATCCTCCCACTAGTCCTGTCAAACTTCCTGTTACgaaaacaaaatgcatttaaatatacAACTCAATAAATATAGAGCATAGTGGGATATATATAAGAGTCCTCTTATCTCTTTTGAAAAAGATTCAAAATTAATATTAAGTACAATTCAtagtattacataaaaaaaaactggtgTGTGAAAGATTTTCTACTTGACTTGACTATTATAGACATAACGCGTGTATGGGGATCTTAAATATGTTTCGGGTAGGTGCCTCTATTTGTTCTTGCAATTGTTTTCTTTAGTGTTTTAAGTTAACTAGTATTTATGTTTATgctattttgttttatgtaagCTTTCTAAATAATATTTCTTAACAGCTATGATATATCAACTCTGTATACTTTACTGTCTCAAAAGCATATAGAACCGAGATTATCCAGTTAAATCTATTATGATAAGTATGATCTGTTTTGGGAGAACAATTGTATAACGACATGTAATATGGATGCAGATTAACTGTTTTCCTCTATTTTTCATTCTTCATTTACTGTTCTAAATCTTAATTCATGGTGActattcataaacatgataaaggaataACGAAACAATACTTGTTATGAATATTTAACAATACCTTATGATATTTAGAtggtatatttattatttaaatttctttttttcttaaagtgTACACATAAATCTATCCAACTCACTTTAAATACATGAAACAAATAAAAGTGACCGCTGTACATTtcggagcctgtaatttagttttTCTCAAAGATTGATTTTTTGGGGCTGGGATGTTATGATGGCTCCTTTGTATATACTTtgtattttatatgatttcataTATGAAGGTTAAAATTAAGTACATTAAACTTGTTTGCATGTGTGTATTCCTTGACACAGTACAAGCATAATGTtgtttactgttttctttaatttcttggTACTCTTTTATAATATACAATAAAGTTATTTCAAAGTTCAGTAATTTTTCGGGAACTtatgtttttatttgtcttttatataCAATTGCAAACCAATTTTGATTTCAAACGGTTTTGTTGATCTGCAATGTACTAAAaagactactgtggattcatttattttcgtgggtaccaattttcgtggatcagtgaatattcgtggatatttaatgtCGTGGTTTTGCCATAGTCTGCATACAACCCTATAGAAAAGTTGCagttcgttgaatatttaaattcgtggttcacctgtacccacgaaatcaacgttaattggtatccaacgaataataatgaatccacagtaaacattAAATTATAAGATTGTGTTCAGACTTTCAGTCAATTTTCAGACTTATCCACTACAGTAAATTCACTACTATTCAGACAACTCATTTAAGGTAATAAAGATCTGTTAAGTCTATGGTAAATAAAAGCAACTGTAGTATACTAtacaatagtcataaatctattaagcgaaaacaaatcctggtcacaaaccaaaaccgagggaaacacatcaactatacgaacaaaacaacgaaacaacaaaaagGACTGTTCAATAAGAGTAGTTGTTATTTACCTCATCTCAACAACATCAAACTGAACCTACTGAAAAATACTGATTTGACTACAAGcaaatatatcacaaaaaaaggtATAACTGAATTTATAGCAGTAGATAaatcttaaaaatgaaaaataaacatgtttgaataataaattgttgatgttaatataaaaaaggaggAATTCCATAAAAAGtatcaaaattaaacttaagaCTTTATCAACCAACGGAAAGAATGCAAAACATCTGTAATATATCTGACTTGATAAATGCATAACAGAAAAGAAATGGTGGGTTAAATCTCGTTTTATAGCTAGTCAAACCTCCCACTTGTAAGGTAGTTGTTTTAGTTCCGTTACATTTACAAAATTGGTGAGCATCTAAAACAGACATTTTAGGTAAATGTGTCAATAACTGGGGAACAGACCTTTGGAAGTTTCGGTTTAATACACTATTGGCTGTTTTCGACTTTTCACGCTTTATCATTTTGCACATTGTATAAATGATCGTCAATCGAACTTGATGGCTTTATGCTGAACTCGTTGCGTGTGTGTGTGGTTGAGTTGCTGTATTATTTAGGTGTTATGTATATCAAACATAAGCTTACTGGATATTTCCAAAGAAAATCAAATTATCTTCAGACTGACTTACCTTAAATTACAGACAACCATGTCGACTTGGCCCAGAATATCGTTAGGACTAATCCTGGTAGTCCTGGGATCGTAAACACTGATCCAGTCAACATAGCCCAGTTCAAATCTATACCAGTCTCTATGACGACTAGTCCTAACGGAACAATAGCCAACGATATCCATAATATGCACCAGTTCTTGTAGTTGAAAAATCTGTCTTAATAAACTCTAAATCTCCAATTAAACGGACACACGTATTTTCTACAAAATACATTATGTGTTAACGTTGTGAAATAATACACGATCAATGTTATAGTTATCCGTATCTACATATATACTAAATACATGTCATTTCAGCAATAAGccttatgtaataaaaataagaagcggTGGGATGATTGCAAATGTTACAACTATCGACCAAAGTCTAAATGACATggatataaataattaaaattcatcgtacggccttcaataatgaatataataacccataccatataatcaAATTTAAAGGACATGGCAACAGCTGGTTTCTTTGAAACTGTAAACGGAAAACAACAGTTACTGTTTTGGTTGGTTGCTAGTATGAATAATGTGTACTTAACATGAAGTATAGGCACTTTCTGATAATTCAAGACTCTTTGACAACTTCTAGATATCTTGTTTAAATGACATGTTAATAGTCTACCTCATTTTCGTTACcctaaatatatgtaaatcatACCTTTAAAAAAAGTTCACCTAGAGATAAACTATCAAATTAAGGGAAACTCTACTTGTCTTTTTATTGTGTATTTCTGAAAGCATTCAAGATGTCGCTTTTGCCATCATTATTTATTTGCGAGTATTTGATATCATTTGAAAGAGAAGTCTCGTCGGGATATTGATGTCGTCGTTGTCTACAGTGGTCACGATTTTCTTAAATTTGGGTTAAAGGTCAAAGATAGAATTCCAATGAGTCATGTTTAGACAGCTGGTCGCCTCTACATATATGCGTTTATAGCAAAAtagattcaaatatttcaaaggaTAACTATAGTTTCTATATCTAGGACTAATTTGATATTTGTGTTGCCAAATATGGATCAAGATTTGTACTTAAAGGGTGCACATTTATAATTTTCACTCACCTGTTaaacagtgaccttgacctattaAAATATCCAAATTTGGAATTTTGTCTTAAGATACGATATAAGTGATATCTAGAGATCTTTTTTAGATATTAACATTTATAAATTGCCCTTCAGAAATATGATTTTTCCGTCTTTTGATAGAAGGTATTCGTATTGATTTTCATTTCCATTGTGTAACGGAGTTCCTGTCTGTCAAATAATTATtttccttggcctcattttcatggtttagtgactgCAAACAAAAATGTATAGCTTTTTTTCGtcatgtgagtttgaatgtccctttggtatcctttgCATCTCTGTTATCATGAGTTtgaggataactatatttggttaTTAATATATGGTATCCTTGCAGGGTCTACATGTCGGTCTTACATGGTACACCTGAACTCGACATCATTTcatagatcagtgaacaaggttaagttttagtgATGAAGTCCTTATCTCAGGTACTATAAGTAGTGggtcaaatatatttggtgtatgggatgGTATAAAAGTGTACGTTTCTTTGTGGCCGAGTTCATTTGACCTTACATCATGTGCATGGAACATTGATAATGTAAATTTCATGTAATActtgtataatataaaaataaggagatgcggGAGTAAGCAGTTATTGGCCGTACGGTATTCAACAATGAGACTtgaaacaacgacaaccactaaaatACCGGCTCGATCATGACTTGGAACAGTCATATACAgaatgtattgattgattgattgttgatagCTTTGCGCCAAATCGGCACACAAAGGCCATATCGCGACGAGAATGTATATAATCATTTTTTATAAGGATTTCGACATAACTCGCGGGAAGGGATgaggattttgaaaatcaataacaTGGATTGGTATGAACTAAAAATTACTGACTGTGCAAAAGAACGAATGAAAATTAATACTTTGCAATATGAGATGCAGCATGTTTAAGGATATAAATGTGTTCAAAAGTGAAAATAATTTATTCGCAGCAAAGCCGCgggaaaaatcaaaatgaaaagcAACAAACGAACAAATAAATGGACAATCTGGGAAAAAATGTCCTGCGGCAAGCTTGGCACATATTGACTTTGGTGGTTCGCTCGACCAAACCTATTGCCAATTGAGATTTGAAATTGTTGCACTTGTTTCTGCTGGTGTATAATTTATAGCACGAACGGTGATACATTTTTTGTTGTCTTTCACACCGAGGGGAATTTAGGTCGAAAACATCATGCAAGATCATAACATATATACTTGATGCGCCAAATTCCGGGTGTGAGACAAAACCAACCAATTTGATTCTTATGctacaattataacaaaaatatctattCAATAAAAAGTTTTTAGTATTGAAAAGGAAACCACAAAACATATTCCTCcgaagaaaataataattaacaAAGTAAGCTGgcttttcaaaacaaataaatcaaccACACAATAAGCAAATATGAGAAATGTATTGAGTGACCACTGTCCTTGTTAATGACATAATAGTAtaagcaacaaaataaaaatgtcacgGGATGATCCGTGTTTAATCAATACCAAATTGTtcactaaatttgtgtttttaaatGCTAATTTCTTCAAAACTACTTTTATTTCACACATGAAATTTGGCACACACATGCATTGTGTTTTATTGCTTTAATCGGTGTAAAATATATTGTGATGATGCACGTACAAATTGTGCTTTCGATGAAAGTGTGGTTAATTTAGGGTAAAATTTTATTCTTACTAGAATGCTGAAATAATTATACTAAAGTCATTTAAATATTTCCTGCTTTTGTTATATGATACATTTAACTATATTATAAGTTCTATTTTAATCATCAACAATTTTCATGTTTAAGATTTCCCTTACAACACGATATCCGAGATTTCCCTGTAaaaacacaacttagaaaaccGTGACCATGGAAACGACGACAATCATGATTGTAAAATATAAGGATTTTCCTATAATTTTCAACATAGATTCGCCGTTtgttatccgttaacttaaactcgATAACAAGAAGAATTTTTAGACACTTGGCACCCTACTAttagtttttcttgtttgaattattttacatttgtcagtacgtggccttttatagcggactatgtggtatgggctatgcatgatttttttttgttagttgttattgaggttgtgtatttttttattcaattttgctTTGTCTGAATAGGTTGAAAATTAAAGTGCATCTACAAAAATTGGTTCCAAAATCGTTATACTTGTACAACAAATTAGTGTATATAAAAAGAGgatatggtatgattgcgaatgagacaactattcacaagagaccaaataacacagcaATTAGCAACTATAAgataccgtacggccttcatcaatgagcaaaacttAAAACAGAGAGCGATGATCAAAGTATCCGAGCCATGTGttgaagaataaataaaaattaattggtatgatttcaagataattatggttttgatttgaaatcataccaattaatttatagaaattcatacaattaatcgaacatctataaatgtgttaaacttttattcctaatttatgtagttgtagctacaaacatattttatgcaacatcaataaatatgttacacttttcctgAAATCTTGTacagattaagctacaaaaatatttgtttgtcatgcatccgacttcaccttgagagatgcacatgcctgatgaagctaatttgtttagcgaaatattgcgtatttctattaaGAAATCTAATAGACCTTTTAATGTATTTATtagcgtgtttaagttatattcttagacatttacatatatatacaactcgtctaaacatcaacccaacaatgttagatctgtaaatttgcttttacaaattttttggtctcccctcgccgggattcgaacccatgctactgagatatcgtgacaccaaatctctatatatatactttaaatatttaactttaaCTACTTTAATAAAGGGAACAGTGTGTTAAAATTAAAATGCAGATGATGTGAGGCACATGAGTGGAAAGGAAATAAAACATGTCCGATGAAAATACCCCCAAAAGTCACAATATTTTTTACCGCTGGAACTTTAGATCCAATAGTGATGCAAACAATTATTAGGTAACACATGACCAGTCCCTCAGCATAAAATTGATAGATTTAAATGTTTTACCTGGTGAACAAAGTTAAATTCTACTGTATCACCGTATACTAAAGTAGTCCAATGTAGACAATGCAATAAATTAAGCATTAAACGTGCGTGATTTAATATATGATGCATTATAACATTCATATAATGTTGTAGAACAAATACTTAATAAATCTAATCATTACATACAAAACTCTTTAAACAGTTATCCGGGACTACTTTTGAATGGTTGTAATGaacattttttatcataaaaagaaCAGGAGCGCCTCAATGGTTAGCAACATATacagaaaaggaaaaaaagatttagaagaattgaaataaaaaatcagtAATCTTTTTGAGGTTTCAGTACCAATTACACACTACACACAGGTAGGAAACGCTTATTTTCCTTGGTTCttatatttaattacatttatcatatatttagtactaAATACAGAAACTTTGTATATCTAATAAGGTTTTTTTTACTCATATCGCATAGCttaacccgtatcgcataccacGTATCGCATCACTTAAGGATGATCTCGAGATTGTTTCAAGAACTCCTCAGTTGTTACCCGCTTAAAATTTATCCAATGACTTATTCATTATCTCtttcaaataaaagaacaaagataAAAATAATTTGGTCCTTTTCCGGGGCTTGGCTCTCTCCAATGGCAATGATTGACGTCATATATATTGAATCACGTCAAATTTCGAAATATGACGTCCAATTGCCGTATTTCTTGGCATGATACGAAATGTAACCACATTAAATAAGCGTCGAGAGGGATAAGCTGCTTTACGATTttataaatgaaactgtattTATTTAGGTTAAAACTCATAATACTTCTTTCCggattttctgtaaatattgGTTACCTTTGTAAGtgattataaaaatgtatttgtggTCAGAATATTTATGTTCATCTAAAAAGGGGACAgaatatttatttctaaaatctgCAAAGCCCCACCAATTGTCCCcttaaatatcatatatatgaGAAACAGATCTATACATAACAAAATCTGTATCGCACGCTGTATCACCACGAAAAAACTAATATCAGTCCCGAGGACCGAATGTCCCGAGGGCCGATATTGGTCGAGCGGTGGTACAGCGTGCGATACGGGTTTTTCCATCATGTATTgatctgtttatcatatataatCTAAATGTGCTAGTGGTACagcatgttttattttatatgtattcgTTGATTGTTGGACCAATTATGCAGGacatatttgttttctaaatgaTGGTTAATCGAAAGAATTGCTTACATCAATTGTGACAGTCAAATCAATTAATGTACTGTTCCTTTtatttgtacaaataaaaaaatacaacaacaatATCTATTTTTAATGCATATTCATGAAGGGGAAGTTATAAAAACTGACAGAATCAAATGAGATACACCAACGAATAAGTGAAAAAATAGCTGTCATATTTATGTCGAGTACAGGCATATCCAAAAGAAAGGGTTTAACTTCAATTGTTTAGCAAGCTAAATTGCCAACTGTATGCATGTATATAAGGACCACATTATGTTTTCAGATAAAGCTTGAGATAAAACTAAATTAGCCACTATTAACTGTTCGAACATACTAATAATAGCTTTCAAAATGGCCCAAGCTGCTGCATCAATATGTGAAATATGTATTGGAGGACCGGGTGAACACTATTGCCTCCAGTGCAATCAGTTATTTTGTGAAAGTTGCAAATTATCGCATTTACGCGCAAATATTTGTAAAAACCACACGTTTTTAAGCGGACCTAAAAAGTCAGATACACTTTTTTGTGCAGAACACGAAGAAAGATGTTTATCCTACTGCCATGATTGTGACACCCTTGTGTGTATAGTGTGCGCTGATGAGAAACACCGTCACCATTTGATGAAAGGCTTGGCTGAATCAATACAGGAACTTAAATCTGAACTGTTTgagaaaattgaaacaaaagtaGCAACTGCCAACTTTAACCTGGGCAAAATTGAGAAAGATACAAAAGCGTATCGTGAGAAGGTCAAAGCAGTCATCAAAACCATTACGGAAGAAGGTAAATACTTGAAGCAATTGATTGATAAGAAAGTAGTAGCTTTGATCAAGTTAGTTCAGGATAAAGAacagaaagaaacacaaaatatgACTGCATATAGCGAAGTATATAAGGGAGTTGCAGAAAACTGTCAAACATGGCAAAGTAACaccaagaaaatgaaaacaacagcAGATATTCTATTGTTAAACAAGCTGAAGCAACATAAAAATGATGTTGATCAAATAGTAGTAAAGCAGATTCCAAATGCTCCTGATGTGTCATACAGAAACAAAAAGACATCAGACGCAGAGATAGACAACCTTTTCGGGGAGTTACAATTTCTgtaagttttctttttcttttagatGATGAGTATAGTACAGAGCATAATGATAATGGTATGTTCTTTGTGGTTTTTAATAACGGTTTTAAACAAAAGGTACTTACAAAGAAACTGTTTACACAACGAAAtaaatgcaatatatatataagatatcagTGAAACATGCTCACTATAAATACTTCTAAAAgaagacaaaaataaattataagatTGTACCAAGGGTAGAGTAGAAATGTCTATCTCTTATGTCGATGTACACAAGTTTTTATCTcgcaattcgccgtttcagaatctaatgcatcctggg of the Mytilus galloprovincialis chromosome 8, xbMytGall1.hap1.1, whole genome shotgun sequence genome contains:
- the LOC143043560 gene encoding uncharacterized protein LOC143043560 isoform X2, with product MKGLAESIQELKSELFEKIETKVATANFNLGKIEKDTKAYREKVKAVIKTITEEGKYLKQLIDKKVVALIKLVQDKEQKETQNMTAYSEVYKGVAENCQTWQSNTKKMKTTADILLLNKLKQHKNDVDQIVVKQIPNAPDVSYRNKKTSDAEIDNLFGELQFLNCKVVLRQTDKEKRTKPKAKQERYRYACTVCGKEEVSTKEPVMLYGTRGLYIECSNMKCDYFGRSVPHDYKALI
- the LOC143043560 gene encoding uncharacterized protein LOC143043560 isoform X1, which encodes MAQAAASICEICIGGPGEHYCLQCNQLFCESCKLSHLRANICKNHTFLSGPKKSDTLFCAEHEERCLSYCHDCDTLVCIVCADEKHRHHLMKGLAESIQELKSELFEKIETKVATANFNLGKIEKDTKAYREKVKAVIKTITEEGKYLKQLIDKKVVALIKLVQDKEQKETQNMTAYSEVYKGVAENCQTWQSNTKKMKTTADILLLNKLKQHKNDVDQIVVKQIPNAPDVSYRNKKTSDAEIDNLFGELQFLNCKVVLRQTDKEKRTKPKAKQERYRYACTVCGKEEVSTKEPVMLYGTRGLYIECSNMKCDYFGRSVPHDYKALI